A DNA window from Phoenix dactylifera cultivar Barhee BC4 unplaced genomic scaffold, palm_55x_up_171113_PBpolish2nd_filt_p 001398F, whole genome shotgun sequence contains the following coding sequences:
- the LOC120108567 gene encoding uncharacterized protein LOC120108567, protein MEDCKEGESLNFKSHLSQTNNVCRHESECHQSQIEALHEKLMEVKASIKCSEDKAKRELEHLWRNGKIAATLLTYLKSKARIMANPHMAHASCGIKHREGVGLVDKHGIPLSDWSKDIDLSPFESSEEEILRASGNESGSIDANDGAYLVEILKSVHTVTDVMESLVKKVIMAENEAAIEKEKVNLGMEEIRKKTLQIDSMSAKVEEMEKFALGANDILNEMRQKVEDMVQEISRQRQRAAENEQELCHVKQDFEALKSYVSSLISVRETLISSEKQFQTMEKLFERLIAKTARLEAEKMQKEAEVQKLMEENVRLTAMLDKKEAQLLAMNEQMKFMALNSPGI, encoded by the exons ATGGAGGACTGTAAGGAAGGTGAGTCATTGAATTTTAAGTCTCACCTCAGTCAAACAAACAATGTCTGTAGGCATGAGTCGGAGTGCCACCAATCTCAAATTGAGGCACTACATGAAAAGCTTATGGAGGTAAAGGCTAGCATTAAATGCTCTGAAGACAAAGCAAAGAGGGAGTTGGAACACCTTTGGCGTAATGGCAAAATAGCTGCCACCTTACTGACTTACCTGAAGTCGAAAGCAAGAATTATGGCTAATCCACATATGGCCCATGCTTCATGTGGGATCAAGCATCGGGAGGGAGTGGGACTGGTTGACAAACATGGCATACCACTATCTGACTGGTCTAAGGATATTGATCTTTCTCCATTTGAAAGTTCAGAGGAGGAAATACTACGGGCAAGCGGCAATGAGTCTGGATCTATTGATGCAAATGATGGAGCGTACCTTGTTGAAATACTAAAGTCAGTGCACACGGTAACAGATGTTATGGAGTCTCTTGTCAAAAAGGTTATTATGGCAGAAAATGAAGCTGCCATCGAAAAAGAGAAAGTTAATCTTGGCATGGAAGAAATTAGAAAGAAGACACTCCAAATTGATAGCATGTCTGCAAAAGTTGAAGAGATGGAAAAATTTGCACTGGGTGCAAATGACATTTTGAATGAAATGCGGCAAAAAGTTGAAGATATGGTGCAGGAAATATCTAGACAACGACAGCGAGCTGCAGAAAATGAACAAGAGCTTTGCCATGTAAAGCAAGATTTTGAGGCATTGAAATCCTATGTTAGCAGTCTCATCAGTGTGAGAGAAACCCTTATTTCCTCAGAAAAACAATTTCAAacaatggaaaagctttttgaaag GTTAATTGCCAAGACTGCTCGCCTTGAGGCAGAGAAAATGCAAAAGGAGGCTGAAGTTCAGAAGCTTATGGAAGAGAATGTCAGGTTAACTGCTATGCTTGATAAGAAGGAAGCACAACTGCTGGCTATGAATGAACAGATGAAGTTCATGGCATTGAACAGTCCTGGCATATAG